Sequence from the Amaranthus tricolor cultivar Red isolate AtriRed21 chromosome 16, ASM2621246v1, whole genome shotgun sequence genome:
GGCGGCTTGCAAAGAGGAGTGATGAGCAAATCCAATGGCAAGAAGCTTCATCAAATCTCTATAAATAGGCAAGAAAGCTTAGGAATGTGATCATcttgtaatttttcattaaaatacttctttttcttcatttctaTTTTGCCATGGTTATGGAGCTTCaagcttaaattttcatttcttgaaGAAGGTTGATTGGAAACTTCTAATTACTCATTGTAAGGATTCCTctacttaatataattttgattattgAAGAGTTCTTATTATAATCCTATGAATgttgtttgaattggaaatcaactattgttcttgttattgcaATATTCATTTATGCTAAATCTATTTGCAAAATCAGTTAGTTTTGTACTTGGATTAATGGTAGCAACTAGTTCTAATTGTGAATGCAGATTATGAATGATTAGAATCTAAATgaacttttcattttgattgaaaactatTTGCTTGAATAGTTTTAGCAAACCTATTGATTATGTTTTCTTAAAGCTATTTTTGGATTGAATTTATTTCCTGATTCGAGTGAATTAACTAATAGTAAGAGCTTTACATTCAAACTGATTTTGATGTTTAGCAACACTTAAGGAGAATAGAAGTATAATCATCTTTACAATAGGTAGTCAAAAGTGGATTtcttaagtaaattattcaatgatcaatgagaaacAAGAAGTATACAATCAACTTAACTCAAAATATCCTTTCCATTGATTTTTGGAAAACACCATTGTTATAGATTTCACTTAGTTCATTGCTTattcaagttattttattttagaaaaacgaATCAAAACCCTCCTTTTCTTTGTGTtattgattgttttcaatttcatcTGCTAAAACACATATGATACTAAACCTTCTCAAACCCTATCTCTCTGTGGATACGAACCTTACTACCCTACTACATTAAGTTGTATTTGGAAACTACGTGAATTTATTTTTGCTTAGAGTTTAGGCGACTGAGAAAGAACTTACCAAATTTTGGCGCCGTTGTCGGGGATGCGTAGCCCGCAGAGTTTTATGTCGGGGATGCCGGGGATGAATTCATTTGGAAAAACCAatgtaaattaaacaaaaaacttGAATGTATAGTTGACGTAAAAAAACTTTCAAGCAAAAACttagtttaaaattaaatatcctttattgattaaaggtatttaaatataaatcccatttttataTACCTGTATGtaacaattaattttaagaaattgaaatttaattttcaattctcaaacacATGTATAATCATACATATATGCAACCATAAAATcatgtaaataaaatgaaatactccccctaaatacatacttagtatttagTAACACTTTACTTTTACTATTAAACCCCTACCCCCCCttagttcatgcaacatcatttagcatgccatgttccatacgaatatatgcaaaacgatcagaagttaaaggttttgtaaatatatcagctaattgattttctgtaGAAATAAAAGATAGAGCAATATggcctttttcaacatgatcttgTATGAAATGGTGACAAACCTCAATGTGctttgtacgtgaatgttgtactggatttttagtaatacaaattgcacttatATTATCACATTTGATTGGAATACCTTTGAGATCAACTCCCAAGATCTTGAAGCTGTTGTGCAATCTATAAGCTTTGAGAACAACATGCACCAGCAGCtctgtattcagcttcagccgTAGATAAGACAactgaatttttctttttagaataccatgaaatcaataaattttccaagaattgacacgatcctgaagtGCTCTTTCTATTCACCTTATAACCAGCATAATCaacatctgaaaaaccaatgaAACAAAAatctccacaactagggtaccatataccgaagtctttagtcccatgcaaatatctaaagattctcttaactgttGTTAAGTGAGAtgcttttgggttagcttgaaaacgtgcacctaagcaaacactaaacataattCCGAACGACTAGCTGTTAAATACAatgaaaaaccaatcatacctttataagtcttttgatcaacctTCTTACCATTTagtcttggtctagacttagtgttgcactcataggcgtattagcaGTTTTGCATTGATctatattgtacttctttagcaaatatctaacatatttactttgacgaATAAATATGTCATCTTTCTTTTACTTTATTTGTAGtctaagaaaaaatgttaagtctcccatcatgctcattgatccatattgtaattctttgtgcaaggaattttctgagagtATGTGCAAGGAATTGGAAATGAGATCTTTGGCCAATGCTCAGGGTCTGGATAGATTTAATAGTGCTTGCATATGCTTACTTGTACATTTTGCAACTGTACCAATCACTGCAAAACCTTATGGGATCTTGGCTTGAATGTAGAATGGCCCGCACAGTATGCTTGCAAGGGATCCTAGTGAGTTGCCATGCGTTTCCCATGCATGTTCGGTCATTTAAGCTCATAGACAAAGTGGATTTACCATCTTTAATCTCATAAAATCCATCACCAGAATTGAAAGCCTTACATGTTCTTGAGTCTGAAATCAGGGACTTCATTCTCTTCACTATATTAGGACAAAAATCAGTGTCTATCCAGTTTTCACTCTTGTTCTTTCTTGTGGCCATCCTTACCATAGTTACCCTCCTTATACCTATCACACAAATGCACCTTATTCAACTTCATGGATTTCAAGTTCTAAAACAAGAAATTTATGAtgtacaacaaaaaattttaaagcatAGATTACCCTCAAGTAGTGTTAAAACAGGTTTCCACCTATCAACTCCAAGAGTTGCATTGAAGCTCTCAACAAAGTTCGTTCTGTTCTCGTCACAACAAACATTAGGGTCAAATGCATACTTTGTCCATCTTGATTGATCTCCAATATGTGCAAGCCACTCCCTTGCCATAGGGTACGCGTTGTCAATGGCTTCCATAGCTTTGATGAACTTAAATAGAGAAGTGGCATTTGCAGCCCTCCAAAATAGTGCATACCTCAACGGCCTTGGATATTTTTTCTTCCAGTTTGCAAATAAATGCTTGCAGCAATATCTCCTCCTAGCAGTTGGCCATAGCTCATTCAAGGCTACCTCAATTCCCTGAACAAGTAATTTATgagcataattatgtataaataagtGTTAAGGTTATAAATGAATAACTGACCTTCTGTCTATCAGATATGATGGTCCAATCATCACCTCTACCACTGTCCTTTAGTATGTTCTTcaagtgcaaaacaaaaaattttcatgTTTCTTGATCTTCACCAGAAACAATAGCCCAAGAAATAGGAAATAGCTGATTATTACCATCTAGAGCAATAGCTGAAAGGAGTGTGCCTCCATATTGACCCTTGAGATGTGCACCATCAACCCCAATTAAACCTCTACAACCGTTGACTAATCCACTAATTGTAGCtccaaaagaaatgaaaatgctagTGAATGTCAAAGGCCTTTCAATGGACTCTTCTGCTTCCCATGCACAAATAGCAACAGAGCCCTGATTAGTTTGCTTCACCATCTCTGCATAACTAGGTAAGTAGCCATAACTCTCATCATGTCCTCTGTTAATCTCTTTTAATGCCAATGTCCTCATTTTATACAATGTGTTAGTCTTCAAACTCACCCGAAACCTAGACTCCAATAGTTCATTTAAAGTCTTCCCAGAGATGTCATTATTTGCCCTAATGTCATCCATTAGCTTTATAGCTGCCCATTTTATAGTGACAAGGTTGTTATGTGTTTCTAGGGCTCTATAGTTATGTTCATGattgtcaatcttttttataGCCCATGTAGTGCCATCTGGTAATCTACTAGCATGAAGTCTCCATCCACAACCCGCATCCAAACAAGCTACAGTGTAAAT
This genomic interval carries:
- the LOC130802645 gene encoding uncharacterized protein LOC130802645; translated protein: MEVDDKDKVNLLDLGILVKASSQSSQLSQPSHPSQPSISVETKHKKRRVVSKSQQIEVDDDKETDSEDNDDDDCIDNELSDDGNLEYVDDSYEPFKDPLWGNHVVENDNESKYIQRLFQNGEMYVDRGWGNINLAPWQIFTDKHHVREVDRDYAIQCGFEFLVERENNKIYTVACLDAGCGWRLHASRLPDGTTWAIKKIDNHEHNYRALETHNNLVTIKWAAIKLMDDIRANNDISGKTLNELLESRFRVSLKTNTLYKMRTLALKEINRGHDESYGYLPSYAEMVKQTNQGSVAICAWEAEESIERPLTFTSIFISFGATISGLVNGCRGLIGVDGAHLKGQYGGTLLSAIALDGNNQLFPISWAINILKDSGRGDDWTIISDRQKGIEVALNELWPTARRRYCCKHLFANWKKKYPRPLRYALFWRAANATSLFKFIKAMEAIDNAYPMAREWLAHIGDQSRWTKYAFDPNVCCDENRTNFVESFNATLGVDRWKPVLTLLEGIRRVTMVRMATRKNKSENWIDTDFCPNIVKRMKSLISDSRTCKAFNSGDGFYEIKDGKSTLSMSLNDRTCMGNAWQLTRIPCKHTVRAILHSSQDPIRFCSDWYSCKMYNCGDFCFIGFSDVDYAGYKKNSVVLSTAEAEYRAAGACCSQSL